One region of Salvia miltiorrhiza cultivar Shanhuang (shh) chromosome 3, IMPLAD_Smil_shh, whole genome shotgun sequence genomic DNA includes:
- the LOC131018252 gene encoding uncharacterized protein LOC131018252: MAGSVPMQPPRANAIAEKPPKFGGSHFKIWQHKMMFYIMTLGLVDFLWEDEPPTPAENETNFWVHAAYDDWRYGDYLCKHFILEGLEDSLYNVYANVKTSKPLWEALENKYRSDDVIAKFLDFKMIDGRSIMDQVQEFQLILHELESEGMKMPEAFITAAVIEMLPPSWIDFKSYLMQNNEEMTLEDLMVKLRLEFDVRECMTKVENSSQVKGNLLEKGGPSNNKRARQNAKDKGKAKNMVLLSLSSKK, translated from the coding sequence ATGGCTGGATCGGTGCCAATGCAGCCCCCGAGGGCAAATGCAATAGCCGAAAAGCCACCTaagtttggtgggtcacacttcaAAATATGGCAACATAAGATGATGTTCTACATCATGACTTTGGGCTTGGTCGATTTCCTGTGGGAAGACGAGCCTCCTACGCCAGCGGAGAACGAGACCAATTTCTGGGTGCATGCCGCGTATGACGATTGGCGCTATGGCGACTATCTttgtaaacatttcattttagaAGGTTTAGAAGATAGTTTATACAATGTATACGCCAATGTAAAGACCTCCAAACCACTTTGGGAGGCACTAGAGAATAAGTACCGTAGTGATGATGTAATAGCTAAGTTCTTAGACTTTAAGATGATCGATGGTAGATCGATCATGGATCAAGTGCAAGAATTCCAACTTATCTTGCATGAGTTGGAATCCGAAGGGATGAAAATGCCCGAAGCTTTCATCACTGCGGCGGTCATCGAGATGCTACCGCCAAGCTGGATTGACTTCAAGAGCTACCTTATGCAGAACAATGAGGAGATGACTCTTGAAGATCTCATGGTTAAGCTGCGCCTAGAGTTTGACGTGAGGGAATGTATGACCAAGGTCGAAAACTCATCTCAAGTCAAAGGCAACTTGTtggagaaaggcggtccctccaacaacAAGCGTGCTCGCCAAAACGCCAAGGACAAGGGCAAGGCAAAAAACATGGTATTGCTAtctttatcttctaagaagtaa